GATCTTCGAAAGAAACATcatatcatgcataacatatTTTGTATCATATATCATAAGCATAAACATAAGAATAATTTAACCTAAATACTGAGATTCATCTACTATgaatggtttactgatatcagtccctaatttttacttctCTAAGGAGCCGAGTCCATATAGCGGTTACAATCTCACAGTGTAAGAGTCATAAATATATCTCATATTGGGATTCCCACACATATCCAGTtgaatcttcacagtgcccaaacATAGAAAATATGATAATCGTATCAAGAAGAGGTAGAAGAAGAATTGCACTTGATCGTAACTTTTGGAAAAATATGAAACAATGGATAAACTTATGATTGCTTGGAAAATTCAAAAACACGATAGAATCATGCACACGGCACATCCAAAAACGAAGCACTTTGACGAGAAAATTAGTCGTCTTGCAGAATTATTTGTGACTTATTGCATCGTTGGATTCATGCTCAAATTTTCACACTACATTCAAACTTACGTCACCTAAATTATGAACGATAAAGATCTGGTCTGGAAGTCGTTTGACCTgtttatgaataaaaaaaactatAGGTATGTTGTTATAGCCTAAAATCTGAGCAGTTTTCTTGCAAAGACTATATAAAGAAAACTAAACATTGGATTTGGGTGAAGTCTGGATATTATGTTCAAAACATATGATAATGTATTCTGAACAGTGGATATCAGATTTGGATAGAATTTTGGCCTGAATGTACCACTCTAAAATGGACAAAAATTTGTCTTACAAAATCTATGAAAATGCTGTAGCACTTGGGAGAGAATTTTCGAAATATAGAGTGAATTTGAAGGTGTGATTTTTGAGAATGAGGTGGTGGTATTTATAAGGGTGAGGTTAAAATCTTACCATAATTTGGTCGATTAATTTTAAGATAATTCTTCTATAATTTTGAGATACTTCTTCCATATGTAATATAATGccaaaatttgaaatttgatgTTGGACTGGATGGTTAAACGTagacaatttttttataaaattcgtAATGTATCTAGACTGTACTGAAAATTTGCTAGCTTCCTTGTTAAGAAAAATTGTCTTGTATGTAATATTCTCTTCTGTCATGCTCGAAACTCGGAGTTGACACGATCgtcgtttaacaatcacacaattgaaaacaacCAGCCTCGTAGTATAGTGcaaaccgaaaccagtttataaatcataatttaaacgTAATAACAACTGTGTTTACAATACCGAAATCCAAACGAATAGCAATTAATGCGGAAGCGTCTTATAAttcattaaatcataaatttccAAATAAAATCTATTATTGGTTTTGCACATCACTAGCCCCAAAAGTGTTCTGATTCCTTCTCCTCGAGTTCCTCCTAGGATTTCTCTGGGAAAGATTGTAAAGGGGGTGTGTATTTtgagaaatactcagcaagtggaggcCGTTTGAGcataacataaaaatatttaaacagtTTTTGAACATAACACATACATACATCATGCTTTTCATAACATAACAtaacatcatattcatatcataacTGCACTGCGATTTTTCTACCTTCTATAGTTTACTGATATAAGTCCCTATGTTTTAATCCTCTAAAGGGACGAAGCCATAAAATGGATCTATCCCACTGTGAAGGgacatatgttggaattccacccattttcagggaatcctcacagtgccAACACAAACACGtagcaaatttaaaaaaaaaaaacgtatGGACATAAAGACGGTGCTCGACCAGATTTTTcgaaaacaataacaacataacCGAAATTTATGgatttaaaacaagcccacttacagtatttGAATGCTAAGAAAAACGTGGATGCTTGGCTTCGGGAATTGGGTCTCTTTTCGTTATTGCTCGAACAGCGCTTCGGCTTCGATTTTTGGTCTGAATTCTGGACGATATGGAAGCATAACTTCGGCTAGGGgagctgctggaatttcgaaatttAGCAAGGGTTTCGAGATTTAGGTGAGAGTAATGGCTAGGAGTGATGACCTATTTATAGGTGAGGGGAGGAAGCTAAACTTGTTATTCAAATCTTGCCCAATTAGGCCTCAATCCCACGTTTTTTTCGGCTTCAAATCTCATTCCAAGGCTGCAGATTTTGCTATCCAATTGGAGCTCTTCATTCCCTAATAAGAAACCCTTGATTGGCTCGAAAATTTGGGTGCAAGGGAAGGGAAGATTTGCTTCATCATTTTATCTTATATTGCATATACTCCCACAATTAAGCACCACCATAATTTAGGCAATAATCTaggataaatttcaaattttgcaAGGTCCCTATAACCATTCTTCTAAACCTTGCATGATAATTTCCAAATCTCGCAATATCTCTtaccaaaatttcgaaaatatacTTGTACGAGTGCATGAATAATTCTCTTGACAATGAAGATTTTCCCATAAAATATTTCCAATATAAGAATTTACAATATAATTCCCATTTATCCCAAGAATCCAATATCCTAAGCTCTTAAATTTCCTTACACATATCTAATAAAAATGTGGGAAAAATCCGGTTCTTATATCTTCTTAATTTGATGGATATCTCAGCCTTGATTTTCGAGATTAATACACAACTTGCACTGGATTTCGAATTCCATATATTTATTAgcttgaaatttaaaatatcatgtattatttaatattttcgaatttattatttttaaaataatatcataactcgaaaataaattgTTAAACATGTCTTTGTTTAGATAAATAATTATATGTCCAAAAATTTAGATTCTCATAGCTGGATACTTAAATAGCTCCAGGTTGTTATTTGTCAATCACAAGAACTTAAGGTAATAGAAAGTTTTTAACAATTTATCCTTTTTTGGTGATGAAAAAACCAAGATGTAAAATTATAGAGAGATTAATAAAAAGTTACGTAACAGAGAATTGGAAGAACAATTGTATTTCATTaagttaataaaatatcaatgtTACAGGtccataaaaaaaatcttattacacctaacaaaatatttttgaatctTGAACCTCCTTGTTTTCTTCTGTCTTCTTCAAACCATATCATCTTCTCTTCTCTCTTTTACTCCTCATATTTTTCTCCGTAATAACTAGAGACGTAAACGAACCTAGCTGGTTTTCGAGCTTTTTGAGCCGActcaaaaaatatttgattcacATACGAGCTTATCGAATTCGAGTTGAATTTGAACATATTCGAACTTTTTTCGACCCGAACTCGAgccaaaataattttgtttgatAGTTAGCgagccttaatattttattattattataatataattatatattaaataaataatttttgaacCTTTTGAGTACTTATTTTTGAGCAATAGTTCGGATAGTTCATGAACATGTTCGAATCTTTCGAGTGAAACTCGAGCTTTAATTTGAATTGAATTCgagccaattttttttaaatttctaatCAAGCTCAAACTCGAATATAACTAATTTGAGTTGAATTAGAACATTCAAAATTTTGTCATATTCTGCTTGATTCGGTTCTTTTACACCATTAGTCAGAACACCTCTTctgttcttcatttttttttataatacacAACCTCCTCATTTTTTTACATCACCACATTGTATATATTCAAGATTTTCTTGAAACCGGGTGCCCATTATAGACCGAAGGAGATCAAACCCTACGCTCATATGTTGTTTATCTTGGGTAATATGCTCTGAAAGTTCAACATTCATTGCAATGACTTTCTTCTTCGTAATGGTTTGATCTTTGGAAATATTGAAATTTTTCTCGTTGAACTTAGCTTGTGGAGGACTTGTTTCTTGAAGTTGTCGAAGGCTTGTATGAGAAAAATGGTTTACTGCAACATTGGATAATCTGGTGAAACATGACTTGAGGAGTAGTCGACTCATCAAATTCAAAATATGTTCATGTTGATTTAAGGAGATGAAACATCTTCGTTATTTGTTTCAGATGAGAATAGAGTGGTCTGAATTATTAATTATCTGCTAGATGTATCTTCAACGGATTGAGAAGTTAATTGAACGGTTGGAGCATCTGCGGGTTGATCATTAACAGGCTGCAGATTAGCCAAAACTTAGTCAGGCGCATCAGGTCTTGAAGGCACTATGGATTATCATCTCTTTACCGTTCAGATTTTCTAGAGAGTTAATACGATCAACTTGCATATCTGCACTAGTCGGAGTGCTAGGCACTGATTCCAGATTCAGATTCTTCCCACAAAAACATCTTTTTGCCCAGTTGTCTGATCTTGGAGCATTGGAGAAGAAGGGTCCATCTTTGATTGGTCAAACTCAAATCGTGAGAGTGACCTAACAACCTCATCTAGAGAGATTAATGGAATCTTTGGGAGATTTTCAACTTGAATCGTCGAGGGAGGATGGGAGGAAAGAACATCTGTACCTACATAcgtattttccaatcatcatagtCTTCTTTAGAAAACATTGGAATCTTGTCAAAATGAgtcatttgaaatatttataagtTATCAGAGTTTAATAAAAAGCCTCTCTTACCACTTGTTGGGATCGAAGGGTTTTTGAGGAGGTGAATACACTTGTAAAAAATCTATTTGAAATTCGAGTTGTTCTTAACAATTTTTAGACTGTTAAGAAATATTCTTGAAATGACTACCTTCGCTAGACCACTAAAAAATGAATGTGTGAAAATGTGAGGTTTGATTGGTGATAAAGTATAAATTATACAATTGACATTTAACAAGAAATGTTTAGATATGAGCTGTTAGATAAATAATGTTCAAATGTAAAGAAGACAATTATTTATGGGTGTTCGGAAATAAGTACTCTTACTTCAACCTTTCTTCTACTTAGAAAGTAAttcattaaaagactttgattgatacaacTCTTTGTAACAATCCACTTCAAGTAGAACTTATCACTGCCTAAgttgaaactcttagcatatACTTCAAAAAGTTTTGGATGTATACGAACTCTTGATTCACCAAAATACACAAGATAGCCCAATGGTAAACTTCAACAGCTTGAGTTGGAAGGGTAGCACAATGAGTTCCTTGGAGATACGATGTAATATGATAACCATGTGTTTAAAATGAGTAGCTTGAAATATGGTAGCTTAAGTACGCTCAGGAATCTTGAATGAGTGCATAATTGAAAGATGTAAGCTTATTATCGTGAATCAACTGACTGACTTTACATAGAGTCCGCATATATATAGTTGAAAAACTCTAATATTCTAAAATTCTTTTCAACATAATCTCTATCATTTCTTACAGAATGAAAATGTCTTTTTTGGTCATCGtacatataattaaattatcatttaatgttttttttttatttttgcgaATTTTATCTCATAGCTTCTGAAAAACGGATATGAAATTTTGTGTCATTCGAGAGTTGGTATGATGTTGTGTAATCAAACTTGAACTGGTAGTCATTGACTTTCTTGTGTTGCAGCCATTTTGAATTGCTTATATCTGACTGGTTGTAGTGTGGTTGGAATTTAATGGTTTAACCATGTGTACTTCATTTAAGGTTTGATCCAGTCGGATGACATATGATCTCTTGTAGCTAGAGTTATAATGATTAGTAGGTTGAACtcttgatattctgatcgagCAGCTTGACTTGATCCAACGATCGAAAATTCTGAATTTAAAATAGTAAGTAGATGGATAATGAAACAACTTGATGTTGTTATTTGTCAATACCAAAGCTTAGGGTAATAGATACATTCTAAAACACGTAAACTACTTTCTCGTCAACATAAAAACCCTCAAATTTATTTTCCAATTCATGATACTCGGCCATCAGCTGGGAAATTTTCGATCAAttttggtttaaaaaaaatgcCGAAATTGTTGCACTAAGAGTGCAAATTAACTCAACATGACTAAAATTAAAGAAAGTGCGAGTTatgatatcaaaaatataaaatgccCGATAAGCTAGATTCATTAGATTTGtgattataaaaattcatattgaaataaggaaaaataaaaaattgtgattATTTGGATTTTGGTTCTCTAAAAAGACAAGAATTAAATCTTATTATTATAGCTTATTTAGCATTTGaaggaatattttttttgaCAAGATTTAAATTCAATTTTGTATTGACAGGTGATTAATGACATAAATTCAAGTTGGAAGGATGCAAATCAAGAAGATATGCCGCTTCTTGCTTATGTTGCCAGAGAGAAAAGTCCTTCTCATCCTCACCATTTCAAAGCCGGAGCTCTAAACGTTCTTGTAAACCTTTCTTTAAACTTACACACAAACCGTTCTCGTAGGCAATGGaatctcgattttttttttaaaaaggaaaaCTGCAATTTTGGTACTATCTTTTGTTCGTAATCTAATTTAATCTTggtttttaattttaatcatttttaattgAAAGTATTGATGTAGCATAACACAAACCAGCGCCATGTTGGTACTATATAGACGCCACATCGAAAAATGGTGACTAAAATTGAGAAAATAACAAAGAGAGCGAACCATGATTAATATtcatttttggcaaaaacttaagGAAAATAGTCTCACGGGTCGTTTTttgtgtcatccatgaaaaattattactttttattatgaatatcgatagggttgacccgtctaacagataaagattcatgaggcTTTCACACAAAAGATCTACTCTTAAAAAGTTTTTCCTTCTCTTTTTATCTTTGCAAACTCGATCCCACATATTGGcctgattttattttaaattataatcatatttaattagtttttttttttttgaaatgggAAAatcattattaatatatataggtTTTTGACACGTATCCACGTACCTGAAATATGATAAAaacttttaacattaaatgttattGATTATTTGCATTAAATCTTGGTCATTGAACGAATTTTTTTGTAACTCGCAGCTTCGAGCATCTGCCATGATCAGCAATTCTCCATACATTTTGGTGCTGGATTGCGACATGTATTGCAACGATCCAACTTCTGCCCGCCAAGCAATGTGCTTCTACCTCGACTCTAAGATATCCCAAAAGCTAGCTTTTGTTCAATTCCCGCAGAAATTTCACAATATTAGTGAGAATGATATCCTTGATGGACGTCTTCGATTTATCTGGGTAATTATTTACAGTCTTATATATCGTGATTTGCAACCGGAATATAGTTAATACGTTGCAATATCCGATGCTGTGCTGCGTTTATATCGTTGAAGCCGGGGTCTTACCTAGCAAATGAGGACGGTCGTCTTCTTTAAAAATAGATATTTAAACTTTTTATAATGATTAGTTACAATGAACCCTTATTGAAACTCGAGTTAACCGGTGACGGAGTAGCTGCTACAGGAGTTTATTGTATATGGGATTGCATGGGCTTGTGCAGCTAGCCTTGGCAATTGGGGTGGCAAAATGTATTTGCTTTTGTTTCTAGCTACCAAGATTTATTGAATTTTGAGATTTAATCTAGATGAATTTAGCTAATCTTTGAATGATATTTCAGCAAAAATGGGATGGTTTGGATGGACTACAGGGACCTGTACTATCTGGCACAGGGTTTTACATGAATAGAAAAGCACTCTATGGAACTAACAAAATTCAAGAAGGTGATTAGTTGATACAATGTGACTTGAggattaatttattatatatattttcttgaaaaatatatatagttaCCTGATGTATATATTCTTTGGTTTTGTGACAGATGTTGGTCTCGCCCAGCTTCAGAAATCATTTGGTTCATccaatgagttcatcaagtCTATGTATACGAGTTACCGACCAAATTTCGCGAAGGAGGGGGAGTTTTCTAGTGCATTAATGCTGAAAGAGATGCAGCTCCTCCTCTCTTGTACGTATGGCGATGGCACACTATGGGGGCAAGAGGTAAGCAGAATTCTACATTGTAACCAATCTTATATTCCTGATGATGTGCCATCGGACATGTACGTCTGCTGTATTTGACTGCTATCTTCTAATCCATTGATCACGATTAATTGGAAATTCACTTAGCTAAGAGAGAATTATAAAATTCGTTCTGTAACATGGCATGCTTTTACttttgatttattttggttATACTTTATATTTTTAAAGTCATCAAACTTTTCTGTTAGCTAATCAACAACTACTGAAGGTTTTATGATCAGACTTTATACATTTTTCAATCTTTCTATTATTATGTGtgcatttaaacatttaatatttatgtaaatctccataaaaacatgtaaaaaatattgaaatttgtGCGTTCTCTTTAACTATATCTATTATTTGAGAAAACAAAAGCGTGTATGAAAGCAATTTTCTCACTTGGTCGTTGTTTCATGTTATGTACTGAAGTTTGTCTCTTATGGAATACCTATTTAGTGGCAGCATTTGgttatctttctttttgtatgtTTCAAAATGTAGGTGGGATTCAGATATATTTCTTTGGTGGAAGACTACTTTACCGGCTTAAGTCTCCATAGTGAGGGCTGGGTTTCTGTGTATATCGATCCTGTTAGACCATGTTTCTTAGGCACATCGCCGACATGCTTGAACGATTTTTTTGTTCAACACACACGATGGTATGTTGGGTTGATGCAAGTCGCACTGTCAAGGTTTTCTCCTCTTCTGTTCGGGGTCAAGAAGAAAATGTCAGTTTTGCAAAGCATGTGTTATGCAGAACTTGCGTACCTCGCTGTCAATTTTTTGCCTCTTTACTGTTTCGCAATCGTTCCTCCGCTCTGTCTGATCTATGATATTCCTCTGTATCCTAAGGTGAGGCGCATAACGTAATGTACGGATTCTTCGCTAATTGTTTTTCAACTTGTTCATTCATGAATTTTGTGTGCTTATTTGgtcatgcatgcatataaaacataaaatagTTTTTATCTCCATATAATATGTATAGAACTACAAAATCTGACTGACCTCATTGTGTTTTATGTGTTTCTGACACGAGATTGAGTAATCTCTCCTTGATTTTTCACAGGTTTCAAGCCCTTTTTTTCTAGTGTTTACGTTCATTTTCCTATCATCCCAAATCAAACATCTACAAGAGATCATCTCATTCGGGCATTCAATCAACTCACTGAGGCATTCTATCAACACATGGGGGAATGAACAAAGAATTTGGATGATGAGATCTATGACATGTTGCCTATATGCCACTTTGAACACCATTTTAGAGAAAATTGGTTTCGCGAAATATAGTTTCCAACCAACGGATAAAACTGTCGATGATGAACAAGTCAGACGTTACCAACTAGGGATTTATGATTTTCAAACATCCGCTATGTTCACGGTTCCATTATGCAGCGTGTACACACTGAATGCTGCTTGTTTTATCATCGGAATCGCGAGGATTTTGCGGAATCAAAGTTGGGAAGACATGTTGATTCAagcttttattccattgtttgGGATGGCAGTGAACTACCCTTTGTTTGAGGGGATGGTGTTGAGGAAAGACAAGGGAAGGGTTTTGCCTTCAATTTCTCTCATTTCTGCTGCTGTTAGTAtcttttttttgtgttcatttTCACTTTTGGTCAGTTTCTACTGAGTGATGAATCTTGCATGTTGGTCTTTCTTTCGTACTTTCACTGTTATTTCATGAATTGTCATGTACTTCGAATACAATTGATCGTTATAAATAAATGGATTATAACCATATTTGATAATTTGTACTTTTTTTTCAATACATTGCGTTTTTAAGCAAATAATATAagagaaaatgattttttttatccaTTAGCTAGTTTGATTTTGGATTTCGATCTAttaaattgtcaaaatttggTTTTTGTAtaatatgttttaatttttaactaTTTTGGTCAAATTGTTGATGTGATATCTGACAAATCAAGCAAtgaaacaattttcaactattTTTGTCAAATTGCTGATCTGATATCTGACAAATAAGTAATTTTCGATGTCATGTCAGTAATTTTCAGTGTCATATCAGTAATTCGaccaaaatatcataaaattaGATGTTAAAAAACCAACTCTAAACTTAGCACACTAAAATCCAAAATTGAATAAGTTAATTGAAAAAAACTATTTTCCCGATAACATAATCCTATTATTTTTGCTGCTATGTACTATGTAACATGTTCGGTAATATTTTCTATTTCAAGTGATTTGTTCGGTTTTAATAATGGTTTTAAAAGCAACCggtttaaaaaatatatgagtAGGTTCGTCTGACGAAATTCGAAATtgacttgataaaaaaaaatattcgaacATATAATTACAGtataataattttcttaaaaccaatttcatttaaaattaaaaaaaaaaaagaaaaaagaataaAGACAAAGCATAAATATAACTAAAACATGGTTAGTCTATGTTACACCGAAAGTATTTTTATTCATATCCCAACACCATTTGATCATGGGTTTTCTTACGTTTTAGTCGATGTTGACATCATGTgttgatttaaattataaaattttaacaccTCACAAAGAGTTTGAGTTGTCTTTATTTATTCGAAGCTGAAACCATGGTGGTTTGAACTGGCACATAGACGTGGCAATGAATCCGATCATCGACATGTGGCGTGACAACATGGAAACGATTGCTGATGAGGCGGCCATCTGGATGGGATTGACAAGTTGGCATAAGGATGAAATAAGGGCCATTTTTAGATCTTGATTGGAGGATTTTAGATGTAATCAAAATTAATCAAACCGCAGTACAAgagttattaaaatattttctatccAAATAATCTCTCATTCAAAAAAAGGATGCCTTCTAGTCTCAGTTATTAGAAAATTTAGTTTGTTAGACAATAAATTGACTAACATtttaatggcaaaaacttgtgtaagacggtctcacgggtcatatttgtgagacggatatcttatttgagttatccatgaaaaagtattattttttacgctatgggtattactttttattctgaatatgagtagggttgacccgtctcacagattaggatccgtgagacggtctcacatgaaactcactccattttaatatataatttgctCAATTTCTAGATATTATCCGTGTTGGAGTATCGTTTTTCCACACCCAAGACACAGATAAAGCTTAaaaattttcaaagaaatttaatttgaaaatcaaatttttttagggCATCATATGATTCAAATCCATGTATATGATATTTAGAGTTTTTACATTTGCATTTTAAGATATTGGATACCAAACTATTCCAAGATTAGAGGAGATAGTACTTCTTGTAAGTCCATGTGAATGATCTATGAGATTAACAAACGTTCTTCGTTCTCTGAATTAGGTTAACAATTGAAGACAGACTGTATTTGTTATTTAGATTGCACTAAAAATCTAAATAAGCTTTTCGTTAAGATGAGATAACTGAAAGATGGCGGAAGTACGCTAGCGCGACGGTGGATGCGGTCGAGAAGTGGATCTCCACCATGAGTTTATAAAAAAATGTGAGGGTCGATTTTGAGAGTTGTGAGGACAGAGAAACGTCTATCATCTTATATGACATGCATTaccatatttataattttaataaactaAGTTAGAATTATACTATAACTCTAAATTAGAATCTTAATGCGACTCTTAAGATTGAATCCTAATGGGATTGTTACTTAGAATTTTCACCTCATCAAAAGTATCCACTAGAATTCATTATCTAACTAGGATTCCTACTAGTTAGATTGAGTCATGGCCATGCAGTATTTTTAACTTTTgaaaatacataatattattaaataactgTTATTCAATGAATTAATTCTAGACCTTTCTAGAATATTCTATTAGAATTTCACATAGTaatcaaaatattaattaatattaaaatagcATATTCTAAATTTACTAATTTACATATTTGTGACTCCATTGTAATCCTGATCGAAGATTAAACAGTGCCGATGTAACGAGTGTAcgaatataattattataatgaaaaatataaattttgaaaatcaaaattttctacAAACTCATTTTCGGCAGCTGCCTATTTTGGAAATCTTTCACTAAATTAGGCGGTTGCACTGTCTTTCAAATTAGCAGTCAAGCTAACTTGTACAACTTCCAAATATGaaatacacttataaactcttttataagctacaattttttttttatctccaTCAAACTTACAGTCTCCAAATTCAACTCTTGAATTtaactatctcaacgggaacacagaatTCAATACTTTTGTGAcactcaatggttcagggatacagttaGGTCTGAGTTCAAAACTTAATACGATTCAGGACAATATTTGtccttattcgggcttaccctaattagtCACATTATTTTCATAAActctttgatcaagaatgtcaaactCAAATCTAATTGCACCCGTCTGATCATAGTAAAAGtttctagtagcatcgccccgtGATCCCCTAGGTATTACTGGCAGTGTCGGCAAGAACCAGTATGTTATGATTAATGCGCATTACGGTCTCTTCAAcatatatatcccgatcgaatcaacaataattggtatatcgagaattGCAAATGAATTCAGTAATGATGTGATATATCTTTAAGTAATCCGAGTGACATTGTATTTGTAACTAAGGAAACACATTTCCATAATGCACATGtcttactctggccagagatttcttacactattaactcatcaagtgttgaattaattaaacactagtggacctagtagagtccaaataattaaattaattcaagtgttgaattgattaaatcaaggtgagtcttgtagagctcaatttaaataaattatttaactagtggacttgagtaaattcaagtaatatttaattagtctcaaatatgtttgagataattaaatttagtccatggatttttatttgttaaaaatcatgcatgcatgggagatgaaaggttagggagacaacttttgcaacatccaaggcatggcatTGGAATGCACCACAACTTTTTACactaccaaggctagtctcccttccccccattGAAGCATGTGATGGCCGAAACTTTGAGCATTATTTctaccaagttttctctcaatttttctcttcaagtgttgaggaagaaaaaatacttctccttgaaaaatccttttatttttctagtgcaaaataagaggggttctagtttgcaagtggtgggcctaatttgaaggaaagaaaggagtccaaggaagcttgtagatcttcattccattcaagagccaagttgtttacaacttggttggagccatcatcaaccttaagaggttgataggtaactatttctaaacacactatgaatatcattttggtgttttattgtatttcttACACAaactcaaggtggccgaaatttatatgctaaaatcgaaaatttttgtgcttctgttgcgtttccggccaccgtaaccgatcccctttcagatcTCAAATCATTCACATCTGTTTGGAAACTAGAGTCAGTGAAGCcttctaattttaatttttcaccCCCGTAGACCCAAATTTTTAGTCCTtcttaagtacttaagaatatcctTCACGACTTTCAAATGCAATAGATCGAGTTTGACTGATATCTGCTTGCAACACGCAGTGTAAAAGCTATATCAGGTCAAGTAAATATCATACTGTACATAATACTACCAATAGCAGATGCATATGCGATACGTGTCATGGTTTCTATCTCATCTTGAGCCGTAGGGTACATAGACATGGATTGAATCATAtaatgacac
The Primulina eburnea isolate SZY01 chromosome 5, ASM2296580v1, whole genome shotgun sequence genome window above contains:
- the LOC140832985 gene encoding cellulose synthase-like protein G2 isoform X2, translating into MENSLQLNQCRIKRTDLIFNRLHTFLHGFALLALFYYRIETLFRILKGTNSTLFLPYFVLFISELVLSFIWLLAQASKWRPVTRIVFPERLPGNEELPSIDVFVCTADPEKEPIVQVMNTILSAMAMDYPSGKLHVYLSDDAGSYATLCATREAWRFSRVWIPFCRKYDIKNRCPGVYFSSDENGDNSTTEFDVEKLEIQVINDINSSWKDANQEDMPLLAYVAREKSPSHPHHFKAGALNVLLRASAMISNSPYILVLDCDMYCNDPTSARQAMCFYLDSKISQKLAFVQFPQKFHNISENDILDGRLRFIWQKWDGLDGLQGPVLSGTGFYMNRKALYGTNKIQEDVGLAQLQKSFGSSNEFIKSMYTSYRPNFAKEGEFSSALMLKEMQLLLSCTYGDGTLWGQEVGFRYISLVEDYFTGLSLHSEGWVSVYIDPVRPCFLGTSPTCLNDFFVQHTRWYVGLMQVALSRFSPLLFGVKKKMSVLQSMCYAELAYLAVNFLPLYCFAIVPPLCLIYDIPLYPKVSSPFFLVFTFIFLSSQIKHLQEIISFGHSINSLRHSINTWGNEQRIWMMRSMTCCLYATLNTILEKIGFAKYSFQPTDKTVDDEQVRRYQLGIYDFQTSAMFTVPLCSVYTLNAACFIIGIARILRNQSWEDMLIQAFIPLFGMAVNYPLFEGMVLRKDKGRVLPSISLISAAVSIFFLCSFSLLVSFY
- the LOC140832985 gene encoding cellulose synthase-like protein G2 isoform X1, which translates into the protein MENSLQLNQCRIKRTDLIFNRLHTFLHGFALLALFYYRIETLFRILKGTNSTLFLPYFVLFISELVLSFIWLLAQASKWRPVTRIVFPERLPGNEELPSIDVFVCTADPEKEPIVQVMNTILSAMAMDYPSGKLHVYLSDDAGSYATLCATREAWRFSRVWIPFCRKYDIKNRCPGVYFSSDENGDNSTTEFDVEKLEIQKKYKELKSCLMKIAETATPASREHPPMIQVINDINSSWKDANQEDMPLLAYVAREKSPSHPHHFKAGALNVLLRASAMISNSPYILVLDCDMYCNDPTSARQAMCFYLDSKISQKLAFVQFPQKFHNISENDILDGRLRFIWQKWDGLDGLQGPVLSGTGFYMNRKALYGTNKIQEDVGLAQLQKSFGSSNEFIKSMYTSYRPNFAKEGEFSSALMLKEMQLLLSCTYGDGTLWGQEVGFRYISLVEDYFTGLSLHSEGWVSVYIDPVRPCFLGTSPTCLNDFFVQHTRWYVGLMQVALSRFSPLLFGVKKKMSVLQSMCYAELAYLAVNFLPLYCFAIVPPLCLIYDIPLYPKVSSPFFLVFTFIFLSSQIKHLQEIISFGHSINSLRHSINTWGNEQRIWMMRSMTCCLYATLNTILEKIGFAKYSFQPTDKTVDDEQVRRYQLGIYDFQTSAMFTVPLCSVYTLNAACFIIGIARILRNQSWEDMLIQAFIPLFGMAVNYPLFEGMVLRKDKGRVLPSISLISAAVSIFFLCSFSLLVSFY